The sequence TGTTATCACGGCATCAGCAGCCGCCATGCGGCGCAGTATCTGCTTAGCCTGGGGTTTGCCGCGGTATACAGCATTGACGGCGGGTTTGAGGCCTGGCAACAGCGCTATCCCCAGGATATTGACGCGCAGATTTGAGCGTGCCGCGCCGGTATCGCCGCCATCGGCGTTAACGCGCGCCGATGGCGGATTCGCCGTTACGCGCGGTTTTTAAAGGTCTGAATAATACTTTTCCCCTGCATAATAACCACCAGCAGAAAAAGCGCGGCCAGAAAGGCGGATATCGGCCGTTCGACGAATGCCGTCCAGTCGCCGTCCGATTTGATCAGTGAAGACAGCAGGCTCTTTTCAAACATCGGCCCGAGCACCATGCCTAAAATAACCGGCGCGATGGGATAGTGATATTTCTGCAAATAGTAGCCGATAACCCCCATAACCAGCATCACGACCACCGAGGCCATCGAATTATTCATGGCGAAGGCGCCGACGATGCTGAAGACGATCACCACGGGGTAGATAATATCCTTATTAACGGATATCAGCCTTTTCAGAAAATTGACCACAATCAGCGCCAGCGGCAGCAGGGCCAGGTTGGCGATAAAAAACAGCATAAAGATGGCGTACAGCTTTTCAGGGTGAAAGATAAACAGCGAAGGGCCCGGCTGCATATCTTTCATATACAGCACGCCGATAACAATCGCCGCCACCGAATCGCCGGGAATGCCGAATACCAGGGTGGGAATATAGCTGCCCGCCAGGCTGGCGTTGTTGCTTGACGAGGCATTGATCACCGCCTCCTCCGAGCCTTTACCGTATTTTTCCGGGTTGCGGGAGAATTTTTTTGCCACGGCGTAGGAGATCCAGGCGGCAATATCCGCTCCGGCGCCGGGCAGCACGCCAATCAGCGTGCCGATGGCGCTGCTGCGCGCAATGCCGAGCCGGTTTTTCTTCAGCGCCGGGAAAATACCGGCGAGGATATTGAGAGAGGACTTTTCCGCGGCGTGAGCGGGATGGTTTACCGGCGCGGCGCCGTTGCGGCTGGCGTAATATTCAATGGCGTTGGCGATGGCGAACATGCCGATCATCGCCGGGATAAAGCTGATCCCTTCCAGTAAGGATACCTGGCCGAAGGTGAAGCGCGGCTGTCCGGTAAACTCATCGTAACCGATGGTGGCCAACGCCAGCCCCAGTAGCAGCGCCAGCAGGCTTTTAACGATATATTGTCCGGCGATCAGCGTGGAGCAGCTTAGCCCCAGCAGGGCCAGCCAGGCGTATTCGAACGAGCTGAATTTTAAGGCGAACGACGCCAGTAACGGGGAGGCGAAGGTTAAGACGACGGCGCCGATAATGCCGCCGATCACCGAGGTGCTTAACCCCAGTCCGAGAACGTAATTGGTTTTTCCCTGCTGGCTGAGGGCATAGCTGTCGTCCACGTAGGCCGCGGATGCCGGCGTTCCGGGAATGCGCAGCAGGACGCCGGGAATATCGCCGGCATAGATGGTGGAGGCGCCGACGGAGATCATCATCGCCAGCGCGGGGATCGGATCCATAAAAAAAGTAAAGGGAACCAGCAATGCCACGGCCATGGTGGCGGTGAGTCCGGGTATCGCCCCCACGAACAGGCCGAACAGCCCGGCGGCCAGAATAGCGATGATGGCGCTGAGGGTAATATATTCACTGGCGTTAATCAGGATATCCATTAACTGGCTCCATTAAAAAAGCGTGCCGGACGGTAATGGCACCAACAGTATTGTCGAAAAAAGATAATAAATACCGGCTGCAAGACCGACGGCGACGACGGAGGCGAGAATTTTGTTATTTTTCAGAAACAGCAGCAGCAGGCCGACCATGATGACGCTGGCGGTCAGGATAAACCCGAGTAATTCGACGCAATAAATATAGAAAACCACCACCGCCACCAGCAGGGCGACGCTGGCGATATCCTGCCAGCCGGTGACGCCCGGCTGATTTTTTACTTTTCCGCGCCAGACGGCGATAAGATCCAACGCGGACAGCAGCACGATAAGGCAGCCGATGATGGCTGGCATGAAACCGGCGCCGAAAGAGCGGATATCCCCCAGCGCGATATAGGAATAAAGAAAAATACCGCCCCCGAAGAGTAAAAACAGCAGCGGCAGCGCTAACGCTAATCTCATGGCGTATCAGGTGTTATTTGCATAACACCCGCCTGTTTTATTTATCGGTGGAGAGCAGTTCGCCAAAACGGGCATCTTCCTGGCGCATAAACTGATACAGAGCGTCGTCGTATAACGCGCCGACCTCAAAGCCTTGGTTATTGGCGAATTTCTGTAACTCCCCGGACTCATAGACCTTTTTCATCGCTGCGGTCAGCGTGGTCTGAATGTCGGTGGGAAGTCCCTTGGGCGCGGCCAGCACATTCCAGGTGGTGAGTGACCAGTCGTAAGGCGTGGCCTGTTTAAACAGCGGGATACTGGCGTACAGTTCGGAAGGCTGGGCGGACATAATGGCCAGATGGCGCACCATGCCGGCGTCGACCATGCCCTTGGCTTCGCCGGGCGAAGAGGTGACGAAATCGACCCCGCCGGAGACCAGTTCCTGTAAAGCGCCGCTGGCGCCCTGCGACGGAATAAACCTTACGGCATCCTCCGGCAGGCCGGCGCTCTTCAGCATGCCCAGGGTGTTGAGGTGCCAGACCGATTTAAGCCCGCTGCCGGAAGCGCGCAGTTTGCCGGGCTGCTGTTTGATCGCCTCGATCAGCTGATTGGCGTCCTGGTACGGCGAATCCTTGGCGACCTGAAGCCCGCCGTAAATCACCGCCAGCCGGCTTATCGGCGTGTAATCCTGATAGCTGAGCTCGGCCATCTTCTGGTGGTGCATCATGGCGATCTCCACCGTTACGATGCCGAGCGTATAGCCGTCGGGCCTGGCGCGCTTGATGGCGTCATGGCCCACGACGCCGCTGCCGCCGGTACGGTTGACCACGTTGACATTGACGCCCAGCTCTTTTTGCAGTCCGGAAGCAACCAGACGGGCCACGGTATCGGTGTTTCCGCCGGCGCTCCAGGGCACGATAATGGTGATGGGTTTTTCCGGCCATGCGGCGAAAGCCGAGCTGGATATCAGCAGGGTGGCTAAGGAGGTTAACCGGATCATATTCATGTGATGGTTCCTTCTTGTCGGGGTATGAGGCGTAAATTTGTTTATCTTATTGATGCTATTTTCTTTTTATAATGCTCGGTGCCGCTGCGAATCTGATCGAGCAGTACGGTTAACGCCCAGTATTTTTCCAGGACGTTATCTTTGTTGACCCGGCAATGTTCGCTGTCGAAGGTTCCCAGCCGCTGATGGTAGATTTTGGCGTTTTTCGGGTAGCCCAGCGTCTCCGTTACCGCCGCCAGAGAGAGGAATATCGCCAGTTCCTGCGCCAGCGCCGGATCGCGGGCGTGGTGATGGTAAAGCCAGCCATACAGTTCGGGATGAAAATTGGTGAACACGCCGCTGAAGCCTTTGGAGCCGGCCTTGATAGCGTCAAAAGCGATGGCCGCGTTGGCGTTGATAATATTGAGCGGCGTGCCGGCCACCAGTTTCACCCGCCGCGCGACGGTCGGCAGATCGCAGCTGACGTCTTTCAGCACCACAAAACGTCCGCTATCGGCGCAATAGCGCAACTCGTCATCGCTCAGCAGGCGGCGGTAGGGCGCCGGGCATTCATACAGCCCGAGCGGCATCGTTTGCGGCAGCGCCGCCAGCAGGCTATGCAGCGTTGCATGGAATGTCTCGCTGCCCTGATTGCGCGGGTCCAGATGGTTGGTCACCAGCACCAGCGCATCAATGCCGGTTTCGGCCATGGCGCGGAGTTCGGCGATTTGCTCGTTAAGATCGTCGCTGATATGCCCCGAGGCGATCACCGGAATACGGCCGGCGACCCGTTCCACCACAAAACGCGCCAGCGCCAGGCGCTCCGGCAGGCTGAGAAACTGCATTTCGCTTGACTGACAGACGGCGAACAGCGCGTCGACGCCTTGCTCAAGATACCAGTCGATCAGTTTTGCCAGACCGGGATAATCAATGTCGTTGCGTGCGGTAAAGGGGGTCAGCATGACCGGAACGATGCCTTCGATTTTTTTCATTCTTCACTCCTTGCGGCGGATGCGGTGCTTAAAAGCGGAAAGATCGGAAAACGCCCGCGGCTAGCGCTGCGCCAAACGGGCCATGACCTGTTGATGGCGCGGCATATTCGACGCGCCTTCGCGCTCGACCGCCAGGGAAGCGAACGCGGCGGCGTAAGTCGCCGCCTGGGCGATGCTCTGGCCGCCGGCGATGGCGGCGGCAAAGGCGCCGTTAAAGGCGTCGCCCGCGCCGGTGGTGTCCACGCTCAGCGCGGGGAATGCCGGAATATGCCGGAATTGCCCGTCGTCGAGAATCAGGGCGCCGTGCGCGCCCATGGTTATGATGACCCGCGCCGCGCCGAGGGCGACAATCTTCTGCGCGGCCTGTTTCGCGCTGGCCAAATCGCGCACTTCGATACCGGAAAGCAGCGAGGCTTCGGTTTCATTGGGGGTAATCACGTCGACATATTCCAGACAGTTGAGCGCATCGTGGGAATAGGGCGCGGGATTAAGCACCACTTTACTATTTAATGTTTTCGCCAGCTTCATGGCATTAAGCGTGGCGGCGAAATTATTTTCCAGCTGTAGCAATAATACATTCGAGTCGGCAAGCTCCGGCATAATAGCCGCGACTTCATCATCGGTAATGGTTTTATTGGCGCCGGGATAAATGGCAATCATATTTTCGCCATCCTGTTGGGAAACATAAATAATGGCATTCCCGGTCGGTTCGCTATCGGACTGGTAGAGTTTAAAGGAGAGTATTTCCGAGGAAGAGAGATGATCGTAGGCGAACTGGCTGAATTGATCTTTTCCCACCTTGGCGACAAAATGCACCTTGGCGCCCGCGCGGCTGGCGGCCATAGCCTGATTGGCGCCTTTCCCGCCGGGGCCGAGCGTGCTGCCCAGCGCCAGCAAAGATTCCCCGCCTTTGGGGAAGCGCGCGACTTTGGCGACGATATCAACGTTAAACGAGCCCAGGATACAGACCTTACCTTGCATTTTATTTCCCTTCTTCGGCTGGTTTTTATTTCTTTGCCGGCTTTTAAGCTGGGTTAAAAGTACCTCGAAATCGCCTCCGGTATCGGCAATGAGTTTTGACTGTAAGCTGCGGCGGATAATAATGGCGCCGCCGTGGCAGCGCTGCACCAGATTTAATCGGGCCAAGGCATTTAAGTCGCTGCGAATGGTTTCTTTGGATACCGAAAACATATCGGCCAGGCAGTCAACGCCGGCCCGCTCTTTTTTATCCAGATACGCCAGAATATTATTTCTTCGTTCGATGAGAAACATAATCGCTCCCGCCCTTACGGTAAGAGTAAATGAGCCCACCTGGCCAAAAAGTGATTGTGATCATATGTTGTCAGGCAAAACGGAAGTAAACAAAAATCGCATGTTATGTTAGCGGGAACGCCGGGTTTTATCTGTGACGTAAAGAATATTTATCAGGATGGCGCGCTAAAGAAGCGGTACGAAGATGGCGGTGCGATTGTCCTGCCTATTAAAACGAATTTTTATTACTATATTGACCAATCAACTTACTCTATGGTTTGCAACAAGATTATGATCCGAGTGATTGCCCTATCCAACCCGCGTCTGGCACAGGCGTTTGTTGATTACATGCAGACGCGGAACGTCCGTCTGGAAATGCGTACCGCCGGGCAGGAAGCCGAGCTGTGGCTGGCGGACGATCGGCAACTGGACGAGGTGCGGCAGGCGCTGGAAATTTTTCTGCGCGACCCGTTCAATCCGCGCTATCAGGCGGCGAGCTGGCATACCGGCTCCACCGATTCCGGCATCCGCTATCAACGCTTTTCCTATCTGCAAACGTTGCAGCAGCGGGCGGGGCCGCTGACGTTATCGATCATCATTGCCGCCATCGCGGTTTTTTTGCTGATGCAGATTTCGGGTTACGAATCGGTGATGGCGTGGCTGTCCTATCCGGACGCCGGACAGGAATGGCAGCTGTGGCGCTGGTTCAGCCATGCGTTGCTGCATTTTTCCCTACTGCATATTCTGTTCAATCTGATGTGGTGGTGGTATCTGGGCGGGCCGGTGGAGAAAGTTCTGGGCACCGGTAAACTGTTGATGATTACCCTGATTTCCTCAGTGGCGAGCGGCTGGGCGCAGTCCTGGTTCAGCGGGGTTCACTTCGGTGGATTGTCCGGGGTTGTTTATGCTTTGATGGGATATGTCTGGCTGCGTGGGGAAAGGGAGCCCGAAGGCCGTTTATTTATGCCGCGTAGTCTGATGGCTTTTGCCGTGCTGTGGCTGATAGCCGGATATTTCGATATTTTGGGTATGTCGATAGCCAATGCGGCGCATGTGGCGGGATTAGTCGTCGGGTTATTGATGGCCTTTTGGGATACTTACAATAAAACCGATACCCGGTAAAGCCGGGCGCTTAGGGGATTAACGTGAAGCAAACACAACGGCATGAGGGCATCATTGAACTGGTGCGTCGTCAGGGGTATGTCAGTACCGAAGAGCTGGTGGAACATTTTGCGGTGAGTCCGCAAACCATTCGCCGGGATCTGAACGAGTTGGCGGAACAGAATAAAATCCATCGCCATCATGGCGGCGCGGCCTTGCCTTCAAGTTCGGTTAATACCGCTTATAATGACCGTAAAATGATGTGGTCGGAAGAGAAAGCCCGCATCGCCCGCAAGGTCGCCAGCCAGATCCCGGATGGCGCGACGCTGTTTATCGATATAGGCACCACACCCGAAGCCGTCGCCCATGCGCTGATGCAGCACAAAAATCTGCGCGTGGTGACCAATAACCTGAATGTGGCGACGCTGCTGACGGCCAAGGAGGATTTTCGCTTGATCCTCGCCGGCGGGGAAGTGCGTAGCCGCGACGGCGGCATTATGGGCGAGGCGACCCTGGATTTTATTTCTCAGTTTCGTCTGGATTTCGGTATTTTGGGTATCAGCGGCATTGACATGGACGGTTCATTGCTGGAGTTTGACTACCATGAAGTACGAACCAAGCGGGCAATCATTGAAAATTCCCGTTGTGTCATGCTGGTGACGGATCATTCTAAATTTGGTCGCAATGCCATGGTAAACCTGGGCAATATGGATTTGATCGATTATCTTTTTACCGATCAACTACCACCACCCAGCGTGCTGAAAATCATTGAACAATATAAGGTGCAGTTGGAGTTGTGCTGATCCAGGCGTGCCTTTTTCCGTGATGGACTAGAGGGGATAGGCGCCATGCCATTGTTTCCGTTTAACCGAGTGTTTTCATCTGCGTTTAACCCATCACAGTTCGCCGCGGCGTTGCTGCGCCAGCGGCAATATTACGGCGTCGCTTCCCTAAGCCGGATGACGCCGGCGCAACGCTGGCGCGCCGTCAGCGCCGCACTGGCCGAACAGCTGGCCGCGTCCTGCCCTTTTCCCGCGCCGCCGGACGACGCCGGAGCCCGGCCGGCGGCGCGCCACGTCAATTACCTGTCGATGGAGTTTTTACCCGGCCGTCTTACCGGCAATAATCTGTTGAATCTGGGGTGGTATGACGCCGCGGCCGAGGTGTTGGCGCAGCAGCAGATTAACCTGAGCGACGTGCTGGAGCAGGAAACCGACCCCGCTTTAGGCAATGGCGGACTGGGGCGGCTGGCATCCTGTTTTCTCGACTCCATGGCCACCGTGGGGCAGCCGGCGATCGGCTACGGCCTCAACTATCAGTATGGCCTGTTCCGCCAGCATTTCGCCCAGGGACGGCAGCAGGAGACGCCGGACGACTGGCGGCGCGACGGCTATCCGTGGTTTTTCCCGCGTCCTGAACTGGCGGTGGACGTCGGCTTCGGCGGCGAATTGCAGCGGCAGGATGACGGCGGCGAATTGTGGCGGCCCGACTTTTTCTTCCGGGGCGAAGCCTGCGATCTGCCGGTTATCGGCTACCGCAACGGCCAAACCCAGCCGCTGCGCCTGTGGCGGGCGTGCCATCGCCGGCCGTTTGACCTGACGCTGTTCAACGCCGGGCGCTATCTTAAGGCGGAACAGGCCGGCGTGACGGCGGCCAGCCTGACGAAGGTGTTGTACCCGAACGACGATCATGCGGCGGGTAAACGGCTGCGGCTGATGCAGCAATACTTCCAGTGCGCCTGCTCGGTGGCCGATATTGTGCGCCGGCATTTGCAGGCGGGGCGAAAATTGGCGGAACTGCCCGATTACGAGGTTATCCAGCTTAATGATACCCACCCGACGCTGGCGATCCCGGAACTGATGCGGCTGCTGCTGGACGAACACCGGATGAGCTGGGACGACGCCTGGTCGGTTACGTCGCGCACCTTCGCCTACACCAATCATACCCTGATGCCGGAAGCGCTGGAGCGCTGGGACGAAAGGCTGTTCGGCCGTCTGCTGCCGCGCCATCTCGCCATTATCAAGCAAATAGATGTTCAGTTTAAAGCGCAGGTGGAGCGGCAGTGGCCCGGCGATCGCCGGGTGTGGGCGAAACTGGCGGTGTGTCATCGGCGCCAGGTGCGCATGGCCAACCTGTGCGTGGTGAGCTGCTTTGCGGTAAACGGCGTGGCGGCGCTGCATTCGGAGCTGGTGGTGAAGGATCTGTTCCCGGAGTATCACCAGCTCTGGCCGCACAAATTTCACAACGTCACCAACGGCATTACGCCGCGCCGCTGGCTGAAACAGTGCAATCCGGCGCTGTCGGCGTTGATTGACGACGCACTGCGCGCCGAATGGGTGAACGATCTGCCCGCGCTGCAAGGGCTGGAGCCTTATGCCGATGACGCCGCATTTCGCGAGCGTTACCGGCGGATAAAATATGACAACAAGGTGAAGCTGGCGCAATATCTGCAACATGGCTACGGGGTGACGCTCGACCCCCAGGCGCTGTTCGATGTGCAAATCAAGCGGTTGCATGAATATAAGCGCCAGCACCTGAACCTGTTGCATATCCTTTCTCTTTACCGGCAATTGCGTGATAACCCGCATCTGGATATAGTTCCGCGCGTCTTTCTGTTTGGCGCCAAGGCCGCGCCGGGATATGCGCTGGCAAAAAATATTATTTACGCCATTAACCAGGTAGCGGAAAAAATTAATCGGGACCGCCGCTGCAACGATCGCCTGAAAGTGGTATTTATTCCCGATTACCGCGTCTCGCTGGCGGAACGGATCATTCCCGCCGCCGACGTGTCCGAGCAGATCTCGACGGCCGGCAAAGAAGCCTCCGGTACCGGCAATATGAAGCTGGCGCTGAACGGGGCGCTGACGGTGGGAACCTGGGATGGCGCCAACGTCGAGATGGCGCAACAGGTTGGCGCGGAGAACCTGTTTATTTTCGGCCATACGGTTGAGCAGGTAAAAGCATTACAGGCGCGGGGATATACCCCCGCGGACTACATTGTTGATACCCCTTTGCTAAGTGAAATATTGGATGAACTGGCCAGCGGCGCGTTTAGTCAGGGAGACAGGCAAGCGTTTGCTCCGCTGTTGAACAGCCTGCTGGAAGCGGGCGATCCCTATCTGTTACTGGCTGATTTCAACCCTTATTGTCAGGTGCAGCGGCAGGTGGATGCGCAATATCGTGAACCGGAGGAGTGGACTCGCCGTTGTGTACTGAATACGGCCAGAATGGGGATGTTCAGCTCGGATAGAGCGATTCATGATTACCAGAAGCGCATTTGGCAAGGGCGTCGTTAAGGAAAAGGAAGATGGTATTCAAGGCGGAGAACGCGGCAATCCAGCAGGTGGGTATTGCGGAAAAATATACCGATGCTTATGGCAATGAGCACATTGTCGACGCATCGATCAGGGACAGGTTGCTGGCGATGATGGATGTCTCCGGGAGCGACGGTGCGCCGCTGCCGCCGGTAAAGGTTTTTCTTCAGGGGCGGGATGCCGTTATCGAACTGGCCGGCAACGGGGAATTTCACTGGACGCTGATGTATGAAAATGGCGGACAGGTTCAGGGCCAGGTGACCGGCGCGACCAGTCTGACGCTGCCGGGGGCGCTTCCGCTCGGGTATCATCATCTCACGCTGACGCAGGCCGACCAGCGCTGGAACTGCCGGATTATCGTGGCGCCGCCCCGCTGTTACGAGCCGCAAGCCCTGTCGCAGGGTAAGCGCTGGTGGGGAGTGACCGTCCAACTGTACACACTGCGTTCGCAAAATAACTGGGGCGTGGGGGATTTTGGCGATTTGCGCCAACTGGTGGAACAGATCGCCCGCCGCGGAGGCGCCTTCGTCGGGCTGAATCCGCTGCATTCGCTGTACCCGGCGGAACCTGAGGCGGCGAGCCCGTACAGCCCCTCCTCCCGTCACTGGCTGAACGTCATCTATATTGACGTCAATCGGGTGGATGATTTTCAGCAGAGTTCGCAAGCGCAGCAGTGGTGGCGGCAAGAGGACATGCAACAGCGGGTGGCGGCGCTGCGCGCGGAGCGTTGGGTGGATTATGAAGCGGTCACCGCGCTCAAGCTGAACGCATTACGCATGGCGTTTAACTATTTTACCACCCGCAGCCCGCTGGACCCGCGCATCAGCGCCTTTCGCCAGTTTGTGGTGAACGGCGGGCAAAGTCTGCAGCTACAGGCGACCTTCGACACCTTGCAGGCCTATCTGAAGCGCCAGGGGGAAAACTATGCCGACTGGCTACAGTGGCCGGCCCGCTATCATGATGTTCACGGCGAGACGGTTAAGTCGTTTCGCCATGAATACGCCGATGAGATCAGGTTTTATTGCTGGCTGCAATGGGTGGCTTATGAACAGCTGGCGGAGTGCTTCGCGCACAGCAAGCAGCTTGGTCTGCCTATCGGCCTGTATCGCGATTTAGCCGTGGGCGTGGCGCAGGGGGGGGCTGAAACCTGGGACGAGCGGCAGCTTTACTGCCTGGACGCCTCCGTGGGCGCGCCGCCCGATCCGCTGGGGCCGCAGGGGCAAAACTGGCAGCTATCGCCGATGAACCCCAGGATGCTGCGGCTGCGCGGCTACCAGCCGTTTATCGATGTGCTGCGCAGTAATATGGCGAACTGCGGCGCGCTGCGCATCGACCATGTGATGGCGCTGCTGCGCTTATGGTGGATACCCAAAGCGGAGTCCGCGGTTAACGGCGCCTATGTGCATTACCCGCTGGATGATCTGCTGGCGATACTGGCGCTTGAAAGTCAGCGCCATCGCTGTCTGGTGATCGGCGAGGATTTGGGAACGGTGCCGCCGGAGATCGTCAGTAAGCTGCATGACGGCGGCGTCTATTCCTATAAAGTCTTATTTTTTGAAAAGGACGAGCAGTATCGCTTCCGTTCCCCCGACCGCTATCCGCGACAGGCGATGGCCACCATCACTACCCACGATCTCCCCACGCTGCGCGGTTACTGGCAGGCGATGGATCTGTCGCTGGGCAGGGATTTGGGGCTGTATCCGCATGACGAGCTATTGCAGCAGCAAATTCAATCGCGTGAAAAGGCCAAACAGGGGCTGTTGAATGCGCTGCATCAGCACGGGCTGCTGCCGCAGCGGGTGGGGCGAAATTCCGCCTTGACGACCATGGGGGCGCCGCTTAACCGTGGCGTTCAGCGTTTTATGGCCGACACCGCCAGCGCGCTGGTCGGTTTTCAACTGGAAGACTGGCTGGATATGGCGACTCCGGTCAACGTGCCCGGCACCAGCCGGGAATATCCCAACTGGCGGCGTAAGCTTAGCCGCACGCTGGAGTCGATCTTCGTCGACCGCTATCTTGAACGTTTGATTCGGGATATCGATTTGCGCCGCGGCGTGGCGCTGCCCGCCGTCGCCTGCGGGGAGGATGCCGCGGACGGTAAATGACCCGGCATCATGATGGAAACGCTAATAGTAGGAATGCTCGCCGCGCTGGTGCTCGGTGAGGTCCCTTACGCCTTTCAGCTCGGGGAATTTTTCCAGCAGCTCTTTCTCAATCCCTTCCTTCAGCGTGTAGTCGACCATCGAACAGCCGTTGCAGCCGCCGCCGAATTGCAGGATCGCCAGACCGTCGTCGGTAATTTCCATCAGCGTCACGCGGCCGCCGTGGCCGGCCAACTGCGGATTGATCTGCGATTGCAGCACATACTCCACGCGTTCAATCAGCGGCGCGTCGTCATCCACTTTACGCATCTTGGCGTTGGGCGCTTTCAGCGTAAGCTGGGAGCCCAACTGGTCGGTGACGAAATCGATTTCGGCGTCTTCCAGATAGGGCGCGCTGAGTTCGTCCACATAGGCTGAAATTTTCTCAAACTTCAGTTCGGTATCGCTGGCTTCCACTGCGTCCGGCGGACAATAGGAGACGCCGCACTCGGCGTTCGGCGTGCCGGGATTGATGACGAAAACGCGGATTTGCGTGCCTTCTTCCTGTTTCGCCAGCAATTTTAGAAAGTGTTCCTGAGCAGCGTCAGTAATACGGATCATAATGTTAGACTCAATGTTGACCATGCTTACCGGTTATAATACGCCCATCCCCCCGCGAACTACAAGGTGCGGCACAAACACCATACCTGAACCCCGACCGCCCCCCGATCCAGCAACACCCGGCTGATTTCCGCCGCGGTACTGCCCGTCGTCACCACATCATCCAGCAACGCCACCTGTTTTCCCGTCAATGACAGATCGCAGCGAAAAGCGCCGCGCAGATTTTTACGCCGGGCGCCGGCGCTAAGCCGTTGTTGAATCCGGGTTTGGCGCACGCGCGCAATCGCCCGCGGTTCATAGTCGCAGCGCAGCCAATGGCTCAGGGGGCGGGCCAGCAGTTCGGTCTGGTTGAATCCGCGCGACCAGTGACGCCGTTTATGCAACGGCACGGTGAACAGCTGCTCGGGCCGCGGCAGATAAGGCGCGGCCGGCAGCGCCCGTTCACGGTAGGCCGCCAGCCAGCGTAATAAAATTTGCCGGGCAAGCACCGCGGCCAGCTCCGTTTTACCGTTGAATTTAAACTCTTTTATCAACGTGCTAAGCGGTGGAACATAGTCGCTGACAAAGATGATTGCTTGCCAGGGCGGCGGATTGCGCAGGCAGCGGCCGCATGGCCGCGTGGTATCGGCCGCGGGCAGTCCGCAGCGCGGACAGCAGGCGGGGAGCGGGGGAAAATGGCGCTGGCAGAATGAGCAAATCCCGTGGCGGCTGTGATAAAGCGGCAGCCGGCATAGCCAGCAGCGGGCGGCGATGGTTAACATAGGCGTATCCCCGAAAAATGATAAAACAGGAAGATAACGGATGAAATCGCTGTATTGGCAGACCGAAGGCGCAGGAAAAACAGAACTTGTGTTGCTGCACGGCTGGGGACTGAATGCGCAGGTATGGGATGGCATAGCGCCGCGACTGGCTGCGCATTTTCGCCTGCATCGGGTGGACCTGCCCGGCTACGGCAGAAGCCGGGGATTCGGGGCGCTGTCGCTGGAGGAGATGGCGGCAACGGTGCTGGCGCAGGCGCCGGAGCGCGCCATCTGGCTGGGCTGGTCGCTGGGCGGGCTGCTCGCCAGTCAGATAGCGTTAAGCGCGCCGCAGCGGGTGAGCGGCTTGATCACCGTGGCCTCATCCCCCTGCTTTGGCGCCAAAGAGGCGTGGCCGGGGATTAAGCCGGAGGTGTTGCACGGCTTTCAGCAACAGCTCAGCGAGGATTTT comes from Brenneria nigrifluens DSM 30175 = ATCC 13028 and encodes:
- the bioH gene encoding pimeloyl-ACP methyl ester esterase BioH, which gives rise to MKSLYWQTEGAGKTELVLLHGWGLNAQVWDGIAPRLAAHFRLHRVDLPGYGRSRGFGALSLEEMAATVLAQAPERAIWLGWSLGGLLASQIALSAPQRVSGLITVASSPCFGAKEAWPGIKPEVLHGFQQQLSEDFQRTVERFLALQTLGTERARQDARLLKRVVLEQPMPSVEALNGGLEILRRTDLRQPLASLALPFLRLYGTLDGLVPRRVAGLLDSLWPNSASVVIPKAAHAPFISHPDAVAERLLAFSRRPEVI